The nucleotide window ATTAGCAGTTCGGAAGGACGGTAGTGAGTGTGAAACGTCTTCGTCGTTCAAGGTCGAGGGCGCGAATGTCGATGGTAGATCGATTCGGGATGGATGATGCAAGTGACAGCTGAGGGATAGTGACCAGAAGCTGTACTGTGACTAAGGAGGCTTGTTGGCAAAATTGCTGGAGCGAACGCGCAACAGTAATGCAAAAAGCTTTAGTTCAATGTAAGGATACGGGAGCACAAAACGCTGCTTGAAGCGGTAGTCCAGAGACAAAGGCGGAAGGCGATGCGGTCTGCGATATCGTAAACGATAGTGTTAATTGTTGTGATCGGCGGGGGAGCGCGACGTGAAGGCTTTAGTAGGTTGATGTTTGTTTTTCGAGGATACGACTAGAAGAGGGTTTCGTGTGATGTTGCGGTGGTGATGTAAACGCTGTGGTTTGAGTGACCTTTAAACGGGGCAAGGAAAAAAATCGAGTGGAAGGGTTTTGGGGAACCATTTATCAGATAGTGAGGTACCAAAGTTTACAAGTGGCCATACACTAACCCTCAGGTTACAGCCTACTGGTGGGTTCATCAAATAGCACTGTCCTTGTCATCTAGCCACCTAACTGGCAGCTTCTGATTAGTGGGGTTAATTGATACTAAGTTAGGTACGGTGTTACAGCCCGCTCTAAGAACTCAGAGTGGCAGCTACACATGGAGAGCTACGGCCGAGAATTTACCGGCATACACTGCTAACTTGCATATTGAATTTCAGGGCTGGATCCTAAACGAAAATGGGGGCAAACTGCAGAAAGCCATTGAAGGCTGTCCACTTCGAGTTTTGACATTTTGTCATCAgggcttgatcttgagaaacTGGTCGAACTAGATACCCGACTATTGGCTACCAGCCGAATGGGTCAGGGGATTCCATTCGATGCATCGATCAATATCTAACCTCGGTATGGACACCGATTTGAAAATTGGGCTAATTAACTATTCGTCTATTCAATGTGGCAAAGACCTAGCACTTCACCATCGAAAAATGGTACCTCAAGGTATCTCATGGAACCAGAGGAACACGAAGGTCACGTGTCGTCACACATTAAGGGACTGTACATACGGATAGGACATTCTTAGATAGGGCACGTCACACGGAACACGTTAAAAACCGCGACGCGTTCTCCCTCCCAGCAAATCTGAGCTTGAAACTCGAATATGGGCTTTAGCCTTTGTCAAGCATGCACGCCACCAGACACAATTCTCAGCTACATGTACTCGGTACATAGAGATGCCTTACTGAAGCCTACAGGTTACCTTagcataggtacctaggtagctgtGATGATTTGTAGCGCTCTATATCAGGGAATGTATACTCCGCAGCATTGTTCTAGTGGTGTAACTATAGGGCTTCATACAGTTGGCCAGAAGCGAAGCGAAACTATTACGCTGTGCAATTTTGTTCGAGACGTCCTGGGACGTGCAAAGGACTGGAGGTCCAAAGAGAAGAATATCGTATCAACAACAAGGTAGTATGACTCTATTCTGCATATTTAGAATATAGCAAGATCAATGTGAGCCAACTGAAACTTATAGATGATTCGGAGGTCCTGGTCATTATATTCCGATGCATTTTTGTCGTGAATCTTGCAATGACATttgcctaggtaccttagacAGCATCAGGTATGGGCTCATTTCTTTGTTGCCCCATGAGGCGTGGTGTTGGGCTGAACTCTCTGAGTCCGCCTCGTCTGATATGTCATCCGAAGACTGTCTACCGAGACGACGATTCCACGCCATGGCTCTATCAAAGGTTGTAGAGTGGATCACTAGACTCTATTTACAGATGTGTCGCATTTCGCAGTGCCTAGTTTACAACACTATTCGTGTCAGCTTGTACTCTAACCATTATCAATGCACTCACTCCCCCCCAGTGAGAACTATTGATGAGCGTTGGTTACTGAATAATATTCGAACGTACTCTCGTGGTGGTATCTGACTGCCGCGGAACAACTTCGGTTCACGCTGGCATTGGCGATGTAAGTAAATGCAGCCCTGCAAGTTCCAGCACAGCTGTTGTGGTTTGCGAGAAACCCCTATAGAAACTTGAGCTACCGATGTGTAAATATCACAATGCAGTCAATACTAACATTGTGTATCTTGAACCTTGACACTCTTCGTCCCCTCATAAACGTGGTATCATGACGCCGGAAAAGCGAGACACAGGCGTTTTCGCGAAACTCTATGTGAAGGGATAGGCACATAGTCTTTCGCATACAAGAGTAGTTGGTAACACCAAGCCTACCTGGCCACGCCCACCGGGGTGCGTAAGTACCCACTTCATGATGCTTCTACCATCACGTTGTTGATTTGTCTCGATTTGAATGCTCAATGAGCAATAGGAGGCATCGACGTCATCCATAACGCCCCGCATAGCCTTGTCCCTAACTATGATCCCGAGACTGGAAGGTGCTCAAATATTCGACAGAAAATGTGCTTTGAACTTCTTGTTTGCGCGATCTGCCGCCCTTAACATCATCTGATCTCCGAGAACTTCGCAAGCAAACTTTTTGGTTGGCCCGCTCTCGCCATCAGAGGCTCCATCGGCGATCGGTATTTCGATTCGAAAAATAGTGCCTTCCTTGGGAACAACCTTGACCCCTCTTTTCTTGGTTATAATCTCGAAGACAAACTTGCGATCGCGGACGACAACACCTTGAATGCCGACTCGACTGGGGCAATGGCTTCGAACAACTTGAATAGGAGCACCATGAAACTCAGCGCTGGCTAGTTTCGCTGCTGCACTGGGCCCTCCAGTCGAAAGATCGTTCCCAAGTAGCTCTCGAGCATATCCAAGCCACATTTGACTCAGAGGCTCATAGATGTGATATTTTTGGCCATCCTTAGGTATGTCATGAAGGCCCAGGCTTCGCTTCTCTCGAGACGATAGCGGCTTGGgtctctgcttctgcttctcctttTTATCTTGGCGAGCTTTTCGACGTGCGGCTCGCGCGTTGATTGTGGAAGGTGGAGGAGAGGTTGGTCGCAGGATGAGCGAGCGATGCTGGATCTTTTCCGAGTATATGCGATTCACGCTGTCGGGGGAATGCGCTCTGGCGAGCAGATTCTGCGTGGCCTGTTGTAGTGCGCTGGCCATGGTTGATGAGTGACACTGATagctacctaaggtacttaTTAGTAACTTGAGTGGTTCATGCTATGTCGAAAATCAAgtacctactccgtagaaaAAAAGTGTTGGGCGGAAATATACCGCGATTCCGAGCTTTGTGCAGGCAATTTTCTGGGGAAATGAACGGAACGGTCCAAGCTTCAGGCTTCAGGCTTCACATGCCGCTCGGCAGAGTCAAATGATGCCTGCCCCACTCGGCCAATCCCGTCTTGTCGCAACTTGGATCTTCCATTCAGGATACATACCTTAGgtttaccttaccttacttgTCATAGTAATGAGCTGCAGTGCAATCAATGCTCTTGGAATCTGTATTATAATAGCCGAAGCTGCCTCGGACAGTGACGTGACCCTGTCTGTCACTTTCTGGCGATGAGAAAGAACGGTTGAACATCAATTACGCGcgctctactccgtactcaaGAAGCTTAGTCTTCTCCAAGCCAGTATCCGCCATGTCGCATAACGAAGACGCGGTCGATGCGTCGGCCAATTCGGCTCCTGACCTTCAGATCTTGGGTGATGAAGTAACCCTCCAGCCCAGTGGCTATGTTGAGCCGCCACCCAAGACTATTCCCGAGGGAAAGGAAGAGGCCTTGATGGACAAGTTTGCCTCATTCCGCTCCGAACCTTTCCAGTAAAGTGCCCTACCTCATCATCGCCGTGTCCATTCTCGCACATATTGGCCCCTGCCAAACACTTCGACTCAAACTGACGAAATCTACTTTCAGATTCCTTCGCGAAGTGTCATTATATGTGTCTGGTCAAGGATGGCGAGCTTACGATCGCGTCATTGGCCAGCCTGTCTTCTACTCTGGGTTCTCAGAGAACATGAAGAACATGGTCCTCtcagctcctcttcttcagcaaagAATCAGCCGGCTTGCTGAACACCGTGTGGCTGTTGAAGAGCGCGAGGGTATGCTGCCGAGGGACAGTCAAGACTATGGCGCCAAACGGGCCCATCGACTCACAGAGATCGAGTCAGGTCTTCAAGAGCTTGCGGAGAAGTGGACTGACGATATGATATGCAAGATGGAAAGCAAAGCGTTTATTCGTGGGGCCTACTACTTGACCACTCAGCTATTGACGCGCGCATATCACCAAGGTATCCATGTTTCCAGTGAAGAGGTTTTGCGCCTGCGGAAGGTCGCTGAGGTCGCAgcaaagaagaaacagagcatcatcttcttaCCGAGTCATCGATCGCACGTCGATTACGTCTCTCTGCAGCTCATTTGCTACCGCTTAGGCCTTACGTTACCTGTCGTGGTCGCAGGGGACAACTTGAACATCCCAGTCTTGGGCGAATTCCTTCAGCATGCAGGAGCCATGTGGATTCGAAGGGCGTTCGGCGATGATGTCCTCTACACCACATTAGTCCAGTCATATATCGATAcacttcttcaagaaggctACAACTTCGAGTGCTTCATTGAGGGTGGACGCTCTCGTACAGGGAAGTTGCTACCTCCAAAGTTTGGTATTCTTAGTTTTGTACTCGATAGTATTTTATCTGGGCGTGTTAAGGATGCTATCATATGCCCTGTCAGCACCCAGTACGATAAAGTTATTGAGACGGAGGGTTATGTTACCGAGCTTCTCGGAatgcccaagaagaaggagaatcTTGCTGACTTTCTGAGCGGCGGATCTTCCGTCCTTTCATTACGCTTGGGTCGCGTGGATGTCAGGTTTCATGAGCCTTGGAGCTTACGAAAGTTCTTGGATGACCAGCTA belongs to Fusarium musae strain F31 chromosome 9, whole genome shotgun sequence and includes:
- a CDS encoding hypothetical protein (EggNog:ENOG41~BUSCO:EOG092644N1), with protein sequence MASALQQATQNLLARAHSPDSVNRIYSEKIQHRSLILRPTSPPPSTINARAARRKARQDKKEKQKQRPKPLSSREKRSLGLHDIPKDGQKYHIYEPLSQMWLGYARELLGNDLSTGGPSAAAKLASAEFHGAPIQVVRSHCPSRVGIQGVVVRDRKFVFEIITKKRGVKVVPKEGTIFRIEIPIADGASDGESGPTKKFACEVLGDQMMLRAADRANKKFKAHFLSNI